In one Colletotrichum destructivum chromosome 2, complete sequence genomic region, the following are encoded:
- a CDS encoding Putative glycosyl transferase, family 25, with translation MQPAESSWSASKESTELPRSSSTSHSSVGAVFDAQRQSFLDHNVFKKVRNHIPSRFLSNRRLAIALGGAVFVIILLVAASTGSQPAIVLDVNAAANRTLGFGSIEMINLPIRQDKADAAAVQAFLSGLNIKVVEGVNGSRLGEVGMPPSSVPDTEPGLSGGEKGCWRSHANAWSSMLRANAETVLIMEDDVTWDVNVKEVMRLAASHLPALLNGTGVFGINPTRSSHEQARIDPWHSSQWDLITFGHCGDGDGWKSERVKYDDPYTNGEKSEYFGIGLKGGRRMIRRAGGLTCTGAYAVSARGAAKLLLRSGFDLNLPVDVIMNDMIRNGQLRAYSIWPPPVVQWRYRDKLGMWGSMGSDIRVEHKDQDRSGWEEAHKQHDVWQLKGDTKGLREPAIKSAWGILIGHDDE, from the exons ATGCAGCCGGCGGAAAGTTCTTGGTCGGCCTCAAAGGAGTCGACAGAGCTGCCACGGTCCTCCTCAACGTCACACTCCTCGGTAGGGGCCGTATTCGATGCCCAGAGACAGTCCTTCCTGGACCACAACGTCTTCAAGAAAGTCAGGAACCACATTCCGTCCCGATTCCTGAgcaaccgccgcctcgccatcgccctcggaGGCGCTGTATTTGTCATCATCCTTCTTGTTGCCGCGAGCACGGGATCACAACCggccatcgtcctcgacgtcaatGCGGCTGCCAACCGCACCTTGGGCTTCGGCTCGATCGAAATGATCAACCTGCCCATCCGCCAAGACAAGgccgacgctgctgctgtccagGCGTTTTTGTCTGGCCTCAACATCAAAGTCGTGGAGGGTGTCAACGGCAGCCGCCTTGGTGAGGTGGGCATGCCGCCAAGCAGTGTTCCCGACACCGAACCTGGCTTgtccggcggcgagaagggaTGTTGGAGATCGCATGCAAAC GCCTGGAGCTCCATGCTCCGTGCGAATGCGGAAACAGTCCTCATCATGGAAGATGACGTGACTTGGGACGTAAATGTAAAGGAAGTGATGCGCCTTGCCGCCTCACACTTGCCGGCTCTGCTCAACGGCACCGGCGTGTTCGGCATCAACCCGACTCGGAGCTCTCACGAGCAGGCACGGATCGACCCTTGGCACAGCAGTCAATGGGATCTGATCACCTTCGGACactgcggcgacggcgacggctgGAAGTCGGAGCGGGTCAAATACGACGACCCTTATACCAACGGCGAAAAGAGCGAATATTTTGGCATCGGTCTCAAGGGCGGCCGTCGAATGATCCGTCGAGCCGGCGGCCTGACTTGCACAGGCGCATATGCAGTCAGCGCACGCGGCGCTGCGAAGCTTCTTTTGCGAAGCGGTTTCGACTTGAACCTACCCGTCGACGTCATCATGAACGATATGATTCGGAATGGCCAACTCCGAGCCTACAGCATCTGGCCGCCACCCGTTGTGCAGTGGCGTTACCGCGACAAGTTGGGCATGTGGGGATCCATGGGAAGCGACATCAGGGTCGAGCACAAGGACCAGGATCGAAGTGGATGGGAAGAGGCACACAAGCAGCACGATGTGTGGCAGCTCAAGGGTGATACCAAGGGGTTGAGGGAGCCCGCCATTAAGAGCGCTTGGGGCATTTTGATCGGTCATGACGACGAGTAG